In Halobacterium sp. R2-5, one DNA window encodes the following:
- a CDS encoding MarR family transcriptional regulator, translated as MLRRIELEVLATVDRGDTISELATKLNHSESYLSRAVAELVEKGLVYTERDGRRKRVVPSDARAVERYQDLVRQHSHITFPELLTGKALEVLYYLDQPRTVSEIADRSDNYRNTVNRVLKRFRDRGLVGTDDGHYEFNADFDRLHEFARELAHHLHRQRLEAVAPKGTILWEDYDEFLAQAEKEIDAEGFHETGLARFAAFDLQFLLTGHRYYVYSEDLDAVSPAELCCHTLLIDDGSRHRSYCLLLLSHVDVDEADLREQAAKYGLEDEIDALLRYLETHGEVDDDRLPEWNEFQELAADYEVPLPQ; from the coding sequence GTGCTCCGGCGAATCGAACTCGAGGTCCTCGCCACGGTCGACCGCGGCGACACGATCTCCGAGCTCGCGACGAAGCTCAACCACAGCGAGAGTTACCTCTCTCGTGCTGTCGCCGAACTCGTCGAGAAGGGGCTCGTCTACACGGAACGCGACGGGCGGCGAAAACGGGTCGTCCCGTCGGATGCTCGTGCCGTCGAACGCTACCAGGATCTTGTCCGCCAGCACTCCCATATCACCTTCCCCGAGCTACTGACCGGCAAGGCACTCGAGGTGCTGTACTACCTCGACCAGCCGCGAACCGTCTCCGAGATCGCCGACCGGAGCGACAACTACCGCAACACGGTCAACCGCGTCCTCAAGCGGTTTCGTGACCGTGGTCTCGTCGGGACGGACGACGGCCACTACGAGTTCAACGCTGATTTCGACCGCCTCCACGAATTCGCCCGTGAACTCGCACACCATCTGCATCGTCAACGCCTCGAAGCCGTCGCCCCGAAGGGGACGATTCTCTGGGAGGACTACGACGAATTCCTCGCGCAGGCCGAGAAGGAGATCGACGCAGAGGGGTTCCACGAAACCGGCCTCGCTCGATTCGCGGCCTTCGACCTCCAGTTCCTGCTCACCGGCCACCGCTACTACGTCTACTCCGAAGACCTCGACGCAGTCTCGCCGGCGGAGCTCTGCTGTCACACGCTGCTGATTGACGACGGCAGCCGCCACCGCTCGTACTGTCTCCTCCTGCTCAGCCACGTCGACGTCGACGAGGCGGACCTCCGAGAGCAGGCGGCGAAGTATGGCCTCGAAGACGAAATCGACGCCTTGCTCCGCTACCTCGAGACGCACGGCGAGGTCGACGACGACCGGCTCCCGGAGTGGAACGAATTCCAGGAGCTGGCGGCTGACTACGAGGTGCCACTACCACAATGA